One Mercurialis annua linkage group LG3, ddMerAnnu1.2, whole genome shotgun sequence DNA window includes the following coding sequences:
- the LOC126671480 gene encoding F-box/FBD/LRR-repeat protein At1g13570-like, whose translation MDNQPAKKIENSSSSDVISNLPSNIIDNILIFLPIHEAVKTSILSKKWRFNWRYLPKLVFDYAFYERSVRYSAAKPNISELFLNIYKVLLLHRGPIINFTFHVPLVKSYPQIDHLMHCLSKKDVHEFYFHIGTSSYGSYTLSSFLFSCVTLRRLTLSSCLLEVPLAFQGFPKLISLTFHLVRFKANVFESFMSKCPLLETLSIKYCTSRMDSLDIDLPQLKFFQFYGCFKSICFRKTCQHLSTVIFDGDFSRHETSEERIKFFESLPLIEHLRLGSDFIDYMVEGTMPRKLSTTLSFLRVLELPKLNFRFTEEVSFLLCLIVSSPNLEILEIGFVSYMDEIELPLLALEILEVQDLLDNALKRLRVVKMKILHTEEVKPELEFIKFLLAESIVLDKMFIQPRKGNIAEEGLQILKETLQFQCSSKKAEIEFLDAEDDGEVSSDGSEASDVDCACNFESNHFF comes from the exons ATG GATAACCAGCCGGCCAAGAAGATTGAGAACAGCTCAAGTTCCGATGTAATCAGTAACTTGCCGAGTAATATCATAGATAATATTCTAATTTTTCTGCCGATTCATGAAGCAGTGAAAACTAGTATCTTGTCCAAGAAATGGAGGTTCAATTGGAGATATCTTCCCAAATTGGTATTTGACTATGCTTTTTACGAGAGATCAGTACGATACTCTGCTGCAAAACCTAACATTAGTGAACTCTTTCTTAATATCTATAAAGTTCTATTACTTCACCGTGGACCCATAATCAATTTTACGTTTCATGTTCCATTGGTTAAAAGCTATCCCCAGATTGACCACTTGATGCATTGCCTGAGCAAGAAAGATGTTCATGAATTTTACTTTCATATTGGAACTTCTTCTTATGGTTCCTATACATTGTCATCATTTTTGTTCTCATGTGTGACATTGAGGCGCTTGACCTTGTCCTCATGTTTACTCGAAGTTCCATTGGCATTTCAAGGATTTCCGAAGTTGATTTCTCTTACCTTCCACTTGGTTCGTTTCAAAGCCAATGTATTTGAATCTTTCATGTCCAAATGCCCATTACTTGAAACACTTTCTATAAAATACTGTACCAGCAGAATGGATAGCCTTGATATTGACCTTCCTCAGCTTAAGTTCTTTCAGTTCTATGGTTGTTTTAAATCTATTTGTTTTAGAAAAACTTGTCAGCATCTTTCAACAGTTATATTTGATGGAGATTTTAGCAGACACGAGACCTCCGAAGAACGGATCAAGTTTTTTGAATCTCTGCCTCTCATCGAGCACTTGCGTCTCGGATCTGACTTTATTGAT TACATGGTTGAAGGAACAATGCCGAGGAAACTTTCGACTACTCTTAGCTTTCTTAGAGTTCTTGAACTGCCTAAACTAAATTTTAGGTTTACGGAGGAGGTCTCGTTTCTTCTTTGCTTGATTGTGAGCTCTCCTAACTTAGAGATTCTTGAGATTGGG TTTGTTTCATATATGGATGAAATAGAATTGCCGCTTCTTGCTTTAGAAATTCTTGAAGTACAAGACCTTTTAGATAATGCACTGAAAAGGCTTCGAGTGGTGAAGATGAAGATCTTGCACACAGAAGAAGTAAAACCTGAACTCGAATTTATTAAGTTTCTATTGGCTGAATCAATAGTTCTAGACAAGATGTTTATACAGCCTCGCAAAGGAAATATTGCTGAGGAAGGGCTTCAGATTTTGAAAGAGACACTTCAATTCCAATGTTCATCGAAGAAAGCAGAAATTGAATTCTTAGATGCCGAGGATGATGGTGAAGTTAGTAGTGATGGTAGTGAAGCGTCTGATGTTGATTGTGCCTGCAATTTTGAATCAAACCATTTTTTCTAG
- the LOC126672840 gene encoding zinc finger BED domain-containing protein RICESLEEPER 3-like: MEPVPDPINEQSGPLNGQETATVGQNVDVEANTNPVAAGGENIDVEATSKKRKEPHQRSVVWDHFNPIKDPDGVIIQAKCSYCARVYNCHAKKNGTSTLRGHMLRCTKHPHSLETRQALLSFQPVVNVGQVPNTGVDMCTVSNWKFDQEAIRQDIAYMVIVDELPLKFVEKQGFKKLMSIACPKFRMPSRWTINRDCYSMFVLEKQKLKSFLKTNTQRVSLTSDAWTSNQRINYMCVTVHFIDNDWKLHKKIISFVPCSRHKGEYLSKALETCLLEWGLKNVFSVTLDNAENNTAAMSFFMKKMLSWGSSPARCKYAHMRCIAHILNLVVSDGLKESGSSFEKVRGAVRYIKNSPLRLSKFKECKESTEIVCKRSLCLDVPTRWNSTYLMLDTALMYQKVFEEYEERESSFKKDLGDEVPAIADWENVRELCSMLQCFYKMTLRISGSLYVTSNNHLNEISDLCTILQDWIKSSDESLRSMGTKMKQKFDKYWGDPTVMNKLIFFANILDPRDRVVYMEYTLIQMYGVHQGKFLYRFVMDDLHELFNDYELQYTKEKAAGSQNIVSSESIGQLSQANSVLKERYLQQMMETGGVGGSKKTELDTYLSEAVVANDENFDILRWWKLNSERLPILSRMARDVLAVPVSTVASESAFSTGGRVLDDFRSSLTPTIVEALICTQDWLKDPTKPVSVEESLEELEQFEQGFQEPINANTGLIV, from the exons ATGGAACCTGTCCCTGACCCTATAAATGAACAATCTGGTCCTTTAAATGGACAAGAAACTGCCACTGTTGGACAAAATGTGGATGTGGAAGCAAACACTAATCCTGTTGCTGCTGGTGGGGAAAATATTGACGTGGAAGCAACTTCCAAAAAAAGAAAGGAACCTCACCAAAGATCAGTGGTATGGGACCATTTCAACCCTATTAAAGACCCTGATGGTGTAATCATACAAGCTAAGTGTTCCTACTGTGCTCGTGTATATAATTGTCATGCTAAAAAAAATGGCACATCTACTTTAAGAGGTCACATGCTTCGATGCACTAAGCACCCACACAGTTTAGAAACTAGGCAAGCTCTGTTATCATTTCAGCCTGTTGTGAATGTGGGGCAGGTGCCCAATACTGGTGTTGATATGTGTACTGTTTCTAATTGGAAATTTGATCAGGAAGCAATTAGGCAAGATATTGCATACATGGTTATTGTTGATGAGTTGCCTCTGAAATTTGTTGAGAAACAgggatttaaaaaattaatgagtATTGCATGTCCTAAGTTTAGGATGCCATCTAGATGGACTATTAATAGAGATTGCTATAGCATGTTTGTATTAGAGAAGCAAAAACTGAAAAgctttttaaaaactaatactCAAAGAGTGAGTCTAACAAGTGATGCATGGACTTCTAATCAAAGAATTAACTACATGTGTGTCACTGTTCATTTTATTGACAATGATTGGAAGCTTCACAAAAAGATAATATCTTTTGTTCCTTGTTCTAGACACAAAGGTGAATATTTGTCCAAAGCTTTAGAAACCTGTTTGCTAGAGTGGGGGCTCAAAAATGTTTTCTCTGTGACTCTTGATAATGCTGAAAACAATACTGCTGCCATgagtttttttatgaaaaaaatgttgAGTTGGGGTAGTAGTCCTGCTAGATGCAAATATGCACACATGAGATGCATAGCTCATATTCTTAATCTGGTTGTGTCTGATGGTTTGAAAGAGTCTGGGTCTTCTTTTGAAAAAGTTAGAGGGGCTGTTAGATACATAAAAAACTCACCTCTTAGGTTAAGTAAGTTTAAGGAATGTAAGGAGTCAACTGAAATTGTTTGTAAGCGTTCTTTGTGTCTAGATGTCCCAACTAGATGGAATTCAACATATCTTATGTTAGATACTGCTCTTATGTATCAAAAAGTTTTTGAAGAGTATGAGGAAAGAGAGTCTAGCTTTAAGAAAGATTTGGGTGATGAGGTTCCTGCTATTGCTGATTGGGAGAATGTGAGGGAGTTATGTAGTATGTTacaatgtttttataaaatgactCTGAGAATTTCTGGTTCTCTTTATGTGACTTCTAACAACCATTTGAATGAGATTTCTGATTTATGTACAATTTTACAAGATTGGATCAAGTCTAGTGACGAGTCTTTGAGGTCTATGGGCACTAAAATGAAACagaaatttgataaatattggGGTGATCCAACTGTAATGAACAAGTTGATATTTTTTGCTAATATTCTGGATCCTAGGGATAGAGTTGTGTACATGGAGTATACCTTGATTCAAATGTATGGTGTGCATCAAGGTAAATTCCTGTACAGATTTGTGATGGATGATTTGCATGAATTATTCAATGATTATGAATTGCAATATACGAAAGAGAAGGCCGCTGGTAGCCAGAATATTGTGTCATCTGAATCAATTGGCCAACTCTCTCAAGCCAATTCTGTGCTGAAAGAAAGGTATCTACAGCAAATGATGGAGACTGGTGGTGTGGGTGGAAGCAAGAAAACTGAATTGGATACGTACCTAAGTGAGGCAGTAGTTGCAAATGATGAGAATTTTGACATTCTCAGATGGTGGAAGTTAAATTCAGAGAGATTGCCTATCCTCTCTAGGATGGCTCGTGATGTGCTTGCAGTACCAGTCTCCACAGTTGCTTCTGAGTCAGCATTTAGTACTGGTGGAAGAGTTCTAGATGACTTTAGAAGTAGTCTGACTCCTACAATTGTGGAAGCCCTTATCTGCACCCAGGATTGGCTAAAAGACCCAACAAAACCTGTTTCTGTTGAGGAGTCTTTGGAGGAGTTGGAACAGTTTGAACAAG GTTTTCAAGAACCAATCAATGCTAATACTGGCCTAATA gtttaa